From Streptomyces sp. NBC_01460, a single genomic window includes:
- a CDS encoding MMPL family transporter — protein sequence MSRTVFRTSCETRSAGRRRGPWFVLLFTLLLAANAVVIGADVGDRLLGGGTDDPSSASSRAGALLEAHFPSSAPDLVLLVRGEDGAGVDSEQVAAQGARLAERLAFEPRVSGVVSYWQTGSERLRSADRSEALILAHLEGDDDTATRTYDRLAPLYRGSPPDADALDVSLGGGVAVQQEIQTTIEADLLTAELIALPLTLIILVLVFGGAVAALLPLGVGVLAILGTNAVLRLLTSVTEVSVFAQNLTTALGLGLAIDYALLIVRRFREELHQRADPRTAVRTTLRTAGRAVLFSALTVAVSLAAMLVFPLYFLRSFAYAGLSVVLLAAAASLIVLPAVLLLLGHRVDALRLRRRTLRTRREGGLVERVVRRPYRYAVTVAALLVAAGVPFLQVEFGTADDRQLPAASESRLVQEAIRDDFTSSTTGGVEILARDAKGLDRYAAALSLLPHAAEVDTPLGTYRDGRRKDAATPADASRAADGLVHLSVVPEKGVEDVSPESRRLVEGVRAASSGFEALEPLAGGRAAVLEDSKQAIADGLPAAGLLIAGTSLLLVFLLTGSLLIPLLSVASGALSLTAMFGLVVWVFQDGHLSGLLGFTPTGTIEATLPVLMFCIAFGLSMDYGVFLLSRMKEEYDRTGDPRLAIVTGVRRTSGVITAAALIIAVVFVAIGTSQITNSKMLGLGAALAVLVDATVVRGLLVPAVMRIGGRATWWAPAPLARFQRRFGLREDLSATPAPDQRTPTEPVLETVR from the coding sequence GTGAGCAGGACCGTGTTCCGCACATCTTGTGAGACCCGCTCCGCGGGCCGTCGCCGGGGCCCCTGGTTCGTCCTCCTCTTCACTCTGCTCCTCGCGGCAAACGCCGTCGTCATCGGCGCGGACGTCGGCGACCGGCTGCTCGGCGGCGGGACCGACGATCCGTCCTCCGCCTCGTCCCGTGCGGGCGCCCTGCTGGAAGCCCATTTCCCGTCGAGCGCCCCCGATCTGGTGCTGCTGGTCCGCGGCGAGGACGGCGCCGGGGTCGACAGCGAGCAGGTGGCCGCACAGGGAGCCCGGCTGGCCGAGCGCCTCGCCTTCGAGCCGCGGGTCTCCGGGGTCGTCTCGTACTGGCAGACCGGCTCCGAGCGCCTGCGGTCCGCCGACCGCTCCGAGGCGCTGATCCTCGCGCACCTCGAAGGCGACGACGACACGGCCACCAGGACCTACGACCGGCTGGCACCGCTCTACCGGGGCAGCCCGCCCGACGCGGACGCGCTGGACGTCTCCCTGGGCGGCGGCGTGGCAGTGCAGCAGGAGATCCAGACGACCATCGAGGCCGATCTGCTCACCGCCGAACTCATCGCCCTGCCACTGACCCTGATCATCCTGGTCCTCGTCTTCGGCGGTGCCGTCGCGGCGCTCCTGCCGCTCGGCGTGGGCGTGCTGGCCATCCTCGGCACGAACGCCGTGCTGCGCCTGCTCACCTCCGTCACCGAGGTCTCCGTCTTCGCGCAGAACCTCACCACGGCGCTCGGCCTGGGCCTGGCCATCGACTACGCCCTGCTCATCGTGCGGCGCTTCCGCGAGGAGCTGCACCAGAGAGCGGACCCCCGCACGGCGGTCCGCACGACGCTGCGCACAGCGGGGCGCGCGGTCCTCTTCTCCGCCCTGACCGTCGCGGTCTCGCTGGCCGCGATGCTGGTCTTCCCCCTGTACTTCCTGCGTTCCTTCGCCTACGCGGGCCTCAGCGTCGTCCTGCTCGCCGCAGCCGCTTCCCTCATCGTGCTGCCGGCCGTGCTGCTCCTGCTGGGACACCGGGTGGACGCCCTCCGCCTGCGCCGGAGGACACTGCGGACCCGCCGGGAGGGCGGCCTGGTCGAGCGGGTGGTGCGCCGCCCGTACCGGTACGCCGTCACCGTCGCCGCCCTGCTGGTCGCCGCCGGAGTGCCCTTCCTCCAGGTCGAGTTCGGTACCGCCGACGACCGCCAGCTGCCCGCTGCCTCGGAGTCCCGCCTGGTCCAGGAGGCGATACGGGACGACTTCACCTCCAGCACCACCGGCGGGGTGGAGATCCTCGCCCGGGACGCGAAGGGACTCGACCGCTACGCGGCGGCGCTCTCCCTGCTCCCGCACGCCGCCGAGGTGGACACCCCGCTCGGCACCTACCGCGACGGCCGCAGGAAGGACGCCGCCACCCCGGCCGACGCATCGCGTGCGGCCGACGGACTGGTGCATCTGTCCGTGGTCCCGGAGAAGGGCGTGGAGGACGTGTCGCCGGAGAGCCGGCGCCTCGTGGAGGGCGTGCGGGCCGCCTCGTCGGGATTCGAGGCACTCGAACCCCTCGCCGGCGGACGGGCAGCGGTCCTGGAGGACAGCAAGCAGGCCATAGCCGACGGCCTGCCCGCCGCCGGGCTGCTCATCGCCGGTACCTCCCTCCTGCTCGTCTTCCTGCTCACGGGGAGTCTGCTGATCCCGCTTCTCTCCGTGGCGTCGGGGGCGCTCAGCCTCACCGCCATGTTCGGCCTGGTGGTGTGGGTGTTCCAGGACGGGCATCTGTCCGGACTGCTCGGATTCACGCCCACGGGCACCATCGAGGCGACCCTGCCGGTGCTGATGTTCTGCATCGCGTTCGGCCTCTCCATGGACTACGGCGTCTTCCTCCTGTCCCGCATGAAGGAGGAGTACGACCGCACCGGTGACCCCCGGCTGGCCATCGTCACCGGCGTGCGCCGTACCAGCGGTGTCATCACCGCGGCCGCGCTGATCATCGCCGTGGTCTTCGTCGCCATCGGCACCTCGCAGATCACCAACAGCAAGATGCTCGGCCTGGGCGCCGCCCTCGCCGTCCTCGTGGACGCCACCGTCGTCCGGGGCCTCCTCGTCCCTGCCGTCATGCGGATCGGCGGGCGCGCCACCTGGTGGGCCCCTGCCCCTCTGGCGCGCTTCCAGCGGCGTTTCGGCCTGCGTGAGGATCTCTCCGCCACCCCGGCCCCGGATCAGCGGACACCCACCGAACCCGTACTGGAGACAGTCAGATGA
- a CDS encoding NAD-dependent epimerase/dehydratase family protein has product MNTPDPGPRHGRVVVTGATGLLGTAVVNQLLGEGREVTALVRDTTKAARQFPAHPKLTVVTADIRKPETYRGALPGAAAVIHTAAYFREYYLPEADLPRLFATNVDAVTALLREAVAAGVPALVQTSSVNTLGAGTEEDPASESADPPPDWERNAYRASKVRAEAAIRAFAREPGHAGRIRVPIVLPGWMWGPADAGPTSAGRLFLAVAQRGIKAVPRAGNHVVDARDVAYALVRAADQGEHLRRYIVAGRWLSLSGTCAAIARATGAPAPKEVPARAAIAFATVLETKARLLGTPPVVTREGVRALLDGNRTRITSARAQRELGVTFRPLARTLADTAAWYHRAGLLDHVTPEESAA; this is encoded by the coding sequence ATGAACACCCCCGATCCCGGCCCACGGCACGGCCGTGTGGTGGTGACCGGCGCGACCGGCCTCCTCGGAACCGCCGTCGTCAACCAGCTCCTAGGCGAGGGAAGGGAGGTGACGGCGCTGGTACGCGACACCACCAAAGCCGCCCGCCAGTTCCCCGCGCACCCGAAGCTGACCGTCGTCACGGCGGACATCCGGAAGCCGGAGACGTACCGCGGGGCACTGCCCGGCGCGGCCGCGGTGATCCACACCGCCGCCTACTTCCGCGAGTACTACCTCCCCGAGGCCGACCTGCCCCGGCTCTTCGCCACCAACGTCGACGCCGTCACCGCGCTCCTGCGGGAGGCGGTCGCCGCGGGTGTGCCCGCCCTCGTACAGACCAGCTCCGTCAACACCCTCGGTGCGGGGACGGAGGAGGACCCGGCGAGCGAGTCGGCCGACCCGCCACCGGACTGGGAGCGCAACGCCTACCGGGCCAGCAAGGTCCGTGCGGAGGCCGCCATCCGCGCCTTCGCTCGGGAGCCCGGGCACGCGGGCCGGATCCGGGTCCCGATCGTCCTCCCCGGCTGGATGTGGGGCCCGGCCGACGCCGGCCCCACCTCCGCGGGCCGGCTCTTCCTCGCCGTCGCGCAGCGGGGCATCAAAGCCGTGCCCCGTGCGGGAAATCACGTGGTGGATGCCCGCGACGTGGCGTACGCCCTGGTCCGGGCGGCCGATCAGGGCGAGCACCTGCGGCGTTACATCGTCGCGGGCCGATGGCTGTCCCTCTCGGGGACCTGCGCGGCGATAGCCCGCGCCACGGGGGCTCCGGCCCCCAAGGAGGTCCCCGCCCGGGCGGCCATCGCGTTCGCGACCGTCCTGGAGACCAAGGCCAGGCTGCTCGGCACTCCGCCCGTCGTCACCCGTGAGGGGGTGCGGGCCCTGCTCGACGGCAACCGCACACGGATCACTTCGGCACGGGCCCAGCGGGAGCTCGGCGTCACCTTCCGCCCACTGGCCCGGACCCTCGCGGACACCGCCGCCTGGTACCACCGCGCCGGCCTGCTCGACCATGTGACCCCAGAGGAGAGTGCCGCGTGA
- a CDS encoding alpha/beta hydrolase translates to MNSARISRLRTVLLGAAAALLAVTPVYWANAVTESPGTSAGRATDENTQQRKKTWTLDKGISDIPVSFTVRNINRTKASCPVDGLTYTVRGHLTAPTRLLESKGAVRAITLYQHGIAAGEWYWRVEADGYHHAEELAARGHASLTIDRIGYDTSDTLDGLATCIGGQADITHQIVQQLREGTYRSGGTGKGGTSGAFDKVFLAGQSNGGQIAQIAAYSFRDIDGLVLMDWTDRGLTPQANARFFSSLQTCLRGGTKGYVYYDLGPAEFRSGNFHDTDPAVLDLAVPHQNRHPCGDMVSQLGAVLVDLRELPTITVPVLFMYGEKDARVEGGEEHRALFTGAKNTQLVEIPDAGHYMGMARQAPLVHDTLADWLDRR, encoded by the coding sequence GTGAATTCCGCCAGGATCAGCCGGCTGCGGACCGTCCTGCTCGGTGCGGCGGCGGCGCTGCTCGCCGTCACCCCGGTCTACTGGGCGAACGCCGTCACGGAGTCGCCCGGGACGAGCGCGGGCCGCGCGACGGATGAGAACACCCAGCAGCGGAAGAAGACATGGACGCTCGACAAGGGCATATCCGACATCCCTGTCAGCTTCACCGTCCGCAACATCAACCGGACCAAGGCCTCCTGCCCGGTCGACGGCCTCACCTACACCGTCCGCGGGCACCTCACCGCTCCCACCCGGCTCCTGGAGAGCAAGGGCGCGGTGAGGGCCATCACCCTCTACCAGCACGGCATCGCAGCGGGCGAGTGGTACTGGCGGGTCGAGGCCGACGGCTACCACCACGCGGAGGAACTGGCCGCGCGGGGCCACGCCTCGCTCACCATCGACCGCATCGGTTACGACACCAGTGACACCCTCGACGGCCTTGCCACCTGCATCGGCGGTCAGGCCGACATCACCCACCAGATCGTCCAACAGCTGCGCGAAGGAACGTACCGAAGCGGGGGCACCGGGAAGGGCGGCACCTCGGGCGCGTTCGACAAGGTCTTCCTCGCCGGCCAGTCCAACGGCGGCCAGATAGCGCAGATCGCGGCCTACTCCTTCCGCGACATCGACGGCCTCGTCCTCATGGACTGGACGGACCGCGGACTCACCCCCCAGGCCAACGCCCGCTTCTTCTCCTCCCTCCAGACCTGCCTCCGGGGCGGGACGAAGGGATACGTCTACTACGACCTGGGGCCCGCCGAATTCCGTTCGGGCAACTTCCACGACACGGACCCGGCCGTCCTCGACCTCGCCGTGCCGCACCAGAACCGCCACCCCTGCGGCGACATGGTCTCCCAGCTCGGCGCGGTCCTCGTCGACCTGCGCGAGCTGCCGACCATCACCGTGCCCGTCCTCTTCATGTACGGGGAGAAGGACGCCCGCGTGGAGGGCGGCGAGGAACACCGCGCGCTCTTCACCGGCGCGAAGAACACCCAACTGGTCGAGATCCCGGACGCCGGCCACTACATGGGCATGGCCCGCCAGGCCCCCCTGGTGCACGACACCCTCGCCGACTGGCTCGACCGC
- a CDS encoding FAD-dependent monooxygenase: MTRSPTPRVLIVGAGPTGLTAACTLLRHGVKVRVVDRRHGPTGAPKALILWSGALEVLDRLETAVAIGERSLPLTGASYWSRGRRIAGLGFGALRGTRFPGPLCVPQPVTEELLYERLIQLGGTVEWSTEAESVTVEAEEAAVVLNGPDGDRSTARAPWLIAADGAHSKVREALGIPFEGSTYARDFLLGDGLLEATGATPLPPAEAQYHLTPDGVLVVVALPEGGHRVFFDLPAGSGEGPPDDAELQQLLDARGPGGWTLTSTAWTSRFRVHTKVAAAFRSGPVLLAGDAAHCHSPAGGQGLNTGVQDGYDLGWKLAAVCSGADPALLDSYEAERRPSAVRAVGNADRQTKLWLLRSVVSRFLRDTLLRRLSASGALEKRLVPELAQVDLDLTGSPIVSGTPVDGVRPGRRVPDTALSMVYGREADSLHGYVAAGRHTVVVLGVSGTDTVAVRAAETAAARHAGTAGSNVDVLLIRPSDRSDAFSVPTALPAHDVAAGRYGTITQALYVRPDGVVGARVSLDRPGRIAELLAGIPVGGEQDRVPHIL; this comes from the coding sequence ATGACCCGTTCGCCCACCCCCCGGGTGCTGATCGTCGGCGCGGGGCCGACCGGTCTCACCGCGGCCTGCACCCTGCTGCGGCACGGTGTGAAGGTCAGGGTCGTGGACCGCCGCCACGGGCCCACCGGCGCCCCCAAGGCCCTGATCCTGTGGAGCGGTGCCCTGGAGGTGCTCGACCGGCTGGAGACGGCGGTCGCGATCGGCGAGCGGTCGCTGCCGCTCACCGGCGCCTCGTACTGGTCGCGCGGGAGGAGGATCGCCGGACTGGGGTTCGGGGCCCTGCGCGGCACCCGCTTCCCCGGCCCGTTGTGCGTGCCGCAGCCCGTGACGGAGGAGCTGCTCTACGAGCGTCTGATCCAGCTGGGCGGCACCGTCGAATGGTCGACGGAGGCCGAGTCGGTCACGGTGGAGGCCGAGGAGGCCGCCGTCGTGCTGAACGGCCCCGACGGGGACCGCAGCACCGCACGCGCCCCTTGGCTGATCGCCGCCGACGGCGCGCACAGCAAGGTCCGCGAGGCCCTGGGCATCCCCTTCGAAGGCAGCACGTACGCCCGTGACTTCCTCCTCGGTGACGGGCTGCTGGAGGCCACCGGTGCCACTCCGCTGCCCCCCGCCGAGGCGCAGTACCACCTCACCCCCGACGGGGTGCTCGTCGTCGTCGCCCTCCCGGAGGGCGGCCACCGGGTCTTCTTCGACCTGCCGGCCGGCAGCGGCGAGGGGCCCCCGGACGACGCCGAGCTCCAGCAGCTCCTCGACGCCCGCGGACCTGGGGGCTGGACCCTGACGAGCACCGCGTGGACCAGCAGGTTCCGGGTGCACACCAAGGTCGCCGCGGCCTTCAGGTCGGGTCCGGTCCTCCTCGCCGGGGACGCCGCGCACTGCCACAGCCCGGCCGGAGGCCAGGGCCTCAACACCGGGGTGCAGGACGGCTACGACCTGGGCTGGAAGCTCGCGGCGGTGTGCTCGGGCGCGGACCCCGCCCTGCTCGACAGCTACGAGGCCGAGCGGCGGCCCAGCGCCGTCCGGGCCGTGGGCAACGCGGACCGGCAGACGAAGCTCTGGCTCCTGCGCTCGGTGGTCTCCCGCTTCCTCCGGGACACACTGCTCCGCAGGCTCTCGGCGAGCGGCGCGCTGGAGAAGCGGCTCGTACCCGAACTCGCTCAGGTCGACCTGGACCTGACGGGCAGCCCGATCGTCTCGGGAACCCCTGTGGACGGTGTGCGGCCCGGCCGCCGCGTCCCCGACACCGCGCTGTCCATGGTCTACGGGCGGGAGGCCGACAGCCTCCACGGCTACGTTGCCGCCGGACGGCACACCGTCGTCGTGCTCGGCGTCTCCGGCACCGACACCGTCGCGGTGCGGGCGGCCGAGACGGCGGCGGCGCGTCACGCGGGCACGGCGGGCAGCAACGTCGACGTACTGCTGATCCGGCCGTCCGACCGCAGTGACGCCTTCTCCGTTCCCACGGCACTGCCCGCCCACGATGTCGCCGCCGGCCGGTACGGCACCATCACCCAGGCCCTGTACGTCCGGCCCGACGGGGTCGTCGGCGCGCGGGTCTCCCTCGACCGCCCGGGCCGCATCGCCGAGCTCCTCGCCGGAATCCCGGTCGGCGGTGAGCAGGACCGTGTTCCGCACATCTTGTGA